In Helianthus annuus cultivar XRQ/B chromosome 8, HanXRQr2.0-SUNRISE, whole genome shotgun sequence, a single genomic region encodes these proteins:
- the LOC110911795 gene encoding uncharacterized protein At5g01610 has translation MEKALIKVGSIKAGSFWVSKKAKEEISNISQDLSTFSNTVEKKAKWVFDKLKGKPLKPLPDFLREYNLPPGLFPQNITCYEFDESKLKLVVHLPYPCEVCFKDQSVVRYATRVKGLVSRGKFTVIDGMKTKVLVWVKVTSVVVENYRSDKVWFTAGVKKSRPREAYETPRDATRVEEY, from the exons ATGGAGAAGGCATTGATTAAAGTTGGAAGTATAAAAGCTGGAAGTTTTTGGGTGTCAAAGAAGGCGAAAGAAGAGATCTCCAACATTTCTCAAGATCTATCG ACATTCTCAAATACTGTGGAAAAGAAGGCAAAATGGGTATTTGACAAGCTAAAAG GCAAGCCACTGAAACCATTGCCCGATTTCCTTAGAGAATACAACCTTCCTCCCGGATTATTCCCACAAAACATTACGTGCTACGAGTTTGATGAGTCAAAGCTAAAGCTCGTGGTCCACTTACCCTATCCTTGTGAGGTTTGCTTTAAGGACCAATCGGTCGTAAGGTATGCAACTCGGGTCAAAGGGCTTGTGTCAAGGGGAAAgttcacagtgattgatggaatGAAGACGAAAGTGTTGGTTTGGGTGAAAGTAACGAGCGTGGTTGTGGAGAACTATCGGTCTGATAAAGTGTGGTTCACGGCTGGCGTGAAAAAATCACGACCTAGAGAGGCTTACGAGACGCCTCGTGATGCTACTCGAGTTGAGGAGTATTGA